One window from the genome of Nicotiana sylvestris chromosome 9, ASM39365v2, whole genome shotgun sequence encodes:
- the LOC138878090 gene encoding uncharacterized protein produces the protein MYHQLREDYPKMPWRKLTFNNYVVPRWGFILNLALQPRLHTKDKVAGCGSMIDQTCELCKEENETMQHLFFECKVTREVWERLLKWQGIQRSLMTWDEEVELASKEMEGKTQKAEVYRMTLASCIYYIWIERNSRIFKAKSQQVDGILRALVQDIFREAIGKLR, from the coding sequence ATGTACCATCAGTTGAGAGAAGACTATCCTAAAATGCCATGGAGGAAACTAACTTTTAACAACTATGTTGTACCTAGGTGGGGTTTTATACTAAACCTAGCACTACAACCAAGGCTACATACCAAAGACAAGGTAGCAGGCTGTGGATCGATGATTGATCAAACATGTGAGCTCTGTAAGGAAGAAAATGAAACCATGCAACATCTATTTTTTGAATGCAAGGtgactagagaggtttgggaAAGATTATTGAAATGGCAGGGGATTCAAAGATCATTAATGACATGGGATGAAGAAGTGGAATTGGCATCAAAGGAAATGGAGGGAAAAACACAGAAGGCAGAAGTATATAGAATGACATTAGCAAGCTGCATCTACTACATATGGATAGAGAGGAACTCGAGAATATTCAAGGCTAAGTCTCAGCAAGTAGACGGGATACTTAGAGCGTTAGTTCAGGACATCTTTCGAGAAGCAATAGGAAAACTAAGATAA